From a region of the Cololabis saira isolate AMF1-May2022 chromosome 8, fColSai1.1, whole genome shotgun sequence genome:
- the LOC133448398 gene encoding SAM pointed domain-containing Ets transcription factor, producing the protein MSNPVGSLSDAAVYGPRIGMTEDSLHRSRASGEAWDMGDTKPSLEALERAMPSFYFPCFDMLHIEDSTWLVKVSEASQALAVPMHRMESREEPEQCPVIDSQEQGLSPGLEGQEEERSLEQVQSMVVGEVLKDIETACKLLNITPDPMEWNTGNVQKWLLWTEHLYRLPHAGKAFQELSGKDLCAMSEEEFRQRSPQCGDTLHAHLDIWKSAAWMKERCSIGDTKTTGSEDLWSEADSSCSGQPIHLWQFLRELLLKPHNYGRCIRWLNKEKGIFKIEDSAHVARLWGLRKNRPAMNYDKLSRSIRQYYKKGIIRKPDVSQRLVYQFVHPV; encoded by the exons ATGTCGAACCCAGTCGGCAGTTTGTCAGACGCCGCAGTCTACGGGCCCCGGATTGGGATGACAGAGGACTCTCTGCATCGAAGCCGAGCCTCTGGGGAAGCCTGGGACATGGGGGACACCAAACCCAGCCTGGAAGCCTTGGAGCGCGCCATGCCGAGCTTCTACTTCCCCTGCTTTGATATGCTCCACATTGAAGACTCCACGTGGCTGGTGAAGGTTTCCGAGGCCTCCCAGGCGCTGGCCGTGCCCATGCATCGCATGGAGAGCCGGGAGGAACCGGAGCAGTGTCCCGTCATCGACAGCCAGGAGCAGGGGCTGTCTCCCGGGCTGGAGgggcaggaggaggagcggtCGCTGGAGCAGGTGCAGAGCATGGTCGTGGGAGAAGTACTCAAGGACATCGAAACGGCCTGCAAACTGCTCAACATCACCCCAG ACCCTATGGAGTGGAACACGGGGAACGTCCAGAAGTGGCTGCTGTGGACTGAACACCTGTACAGGTTGCCTCATGCCGGAAAAGCCTTCCAGGAGCTGTCGGGGAAGGATCTGTGCGCCATGAGCGAGGAGGAATTTCGCCAGCGCTCCCCACAGTGCGGAGACACGCTGCACGCACACCTCGACATATGGAAGTCAG CTGCCTGGATGAAAGAGAGGTGCTCAATTGGAGATACAAAAACTACAG GCAGCGAGGATCTGTGGTCCGAGGCAGATTCCTCTTGTTCAGGTCAACCTATCCATCTGTGGCAGTTCCTCAGGGAGCTCCTGCTCAAACCTCACAACTATGGCCGCTGCATCCGCTGGCTCAATAAAGAGAAAG GGATTTTTAAAATCGAAGACTCGGCACACGTGGCGAGACTGTGGGGACTCAGAAAGAATCGACCTGCCATGAACTACGACAAGCTGAGCCGCTCCATTCGTCAGTACTACAAGAAGGGAATCATCCGAAAGCCCGACGTCTCTCAGAGACTGGTGTACCAGTTTGTTCATCCAGTATGA
- the pacsin1b gene encoding protein kinase C and casein kinase substrate in neurons protein 1 isoform X2, translating to MSGTFDEPASHDESTDSFWEVGNYKRTVKRIDDGNRLCNDVMNCVQERAKIEKAYAQQLTEWSKRWRQLVEKGPQYGTVERAWVAVMTEAEKVSELHQDVRNNLVNEDFEKVKNWQKDSYHKQMMGGFKEAKEAEEGFKKAQKPWAKKLKELEAAKKSYFMACKEEKLAVMREENNKGDASVAADQQKKLHEKVEKSRQESQKAKEKYEKALDELSKCTPQYKESMEQVFDTCQQFEERRLSFLREVLLDVKRHLNLTENHSYATVYEDLERTITLISPQEDLKWFNSAHGPDMHMNWPQFEEYNPDLTHHISKKEKKKGSDGVTLTHVSTTDHVPAGDTGSVSSYEKNQGFTASTEWSDEDQMAPNSGNDTNGGSNPFEEEVNKGVRVRALYDYDGQEQDELTFRAGERSVDGDSSWNL from the exons ATGTCTGGAACCTTTGACGAGCCCGCCAGTCATGATGAGAGCACAGACAGCTTTTGGGAG GTTGGGAACTACAAACGAACGGTGAAGCGGATCGACGACGGTAACCGGCTCTGCAATGATGTGATGAACTGCGTCCAGGAGCGTGCCAAAATCGAAAAAGCCTACGCACAGCAGCTGACCGAGTGGTCCAAGAGATGGAGGCAGCTGGTGGAAAAGG GGCCCCAGTACGGCACAGTGGAGCGAGCTTGGGTGGCAGTGATGACGGAGGCAGAAAAGGTGAGCGAGCTTCATCAGGACGTGAGGAACAACCTGGTCAACGAGGACTTTGAAAAGGTGAAGAACTGGCAGAAGGACTCGTACCACAAGCAGATGATGGGAGGATTCAAAGAGGCCAAAGAGGCAGAAGAGGGCTTTAAGAAAGCTCAGAAACCCTGGGCCAAGAAGCTGAAAGAG CTCGAAGCTGCCAAGAAGTCGTACTTCATGGCCTGCAAAGAGGAGAAGCTGGCGGTCATGAGGGAGGAAAACAATAAAGGAGATGCCTCTGTGGCAGCTGACCAGCAGAAGAAACTTCACGAGAAAGTGGAGAAGTCCAGGCAGGAGTCACAGAAG GCAAAGGAGAAGTACGAGAAGGCCCTGGATGAGCTGAGTAAGTGCACCCCTCAGTACAAGGAAAGCATGGAGCAGGTGTTCGACACGTGCCAGCAGTTTGAAGAGAGGAGGCTGAGCTTCCTCAGGGAGGTGCTCTTGGATGTCAAACGTCACCTCAACCTCACAGAGAATCACAG TTATGCCACGGTATACGAAGATCTTGAACGCACCATCACACTAATCAGCCCGCAAGAGGATCTGAagtggttcaacagcgcccatGGCCCCGACATGCACATGAACTGGCCGCAGTTTGAG GAGTACAACCCAGACCTTACTCACCATATCtccaagaaagaaaagaagaaaggaagtgaTGGAGTCACGTTGACTCATGTCTCAACAACAGACCACGTTCCGGCCGGAGACACGGGGAG TGTGAGCAGCTACGAGAAGAACCAGGGCTTCACGGCTTCCACAGAGTGGTCGGATGAGGACCAGATGGCCCCGAACTCAGGCAACGACACCAACGGAGGGTCCAACCCCTTCGAGGAAGAAGTGAACAAAGGAGTGAGAGTCCGAGCGTTGTATGACTACGACGGTCAAGAGCAGGACGAGCTCACTTTCAGAGCAGGTGAGAGAAGTGTCGACGGTGATTCATCGTGGAATCTGTGA
- the pacsin1b gene encoding protein kinase C and casein kinase substrate in neurons protein 1 isoform X1, with amino-acid sequence MSGTFDEPASHDESTDSFWEVGNYKRTVKRIDDGNRLCNDVMNCVQERAKIEKAYAQQLTEWSKRWRQLVEKGPQYGTVERAWVAVMTEAEKVSELHQDVRNNLVNEDFEKVKNWQKDSYHKQMMGGFKEAKEAEEGFKKAQKPWAKKLKELEAAKKSYFMACKEEKLAVMREENNKGDASVAADQQKKLHEKVEKSRQESQKAKEKYEKALDELSKCTPQYKESMEQVFDTCQQFEERRLSFLREVLLDVKRHLNLTENHSYATVYEDLERTITLISPQEDLKWFNSAHGPDMHMNWPQFEEYNPDLTHHISKKEKKKGSDGVTLTHVSTTDHVPAGDTGSVSSYEKNQGFTASTEWSDEDQMAPNSGNDTNGGSNPFEEEVNKGVRVRALYDYDGQEQDELTFRAGDELTKLEDEDEQGWCKGRLDNGQLGLYPANYVELI; translated from the exons ATGTCTGGAACCTTTGACGAGCCCGCCAGTCATGATGAGAGCACAGACAGCTTTTGGGAG GTTGGGAACTACAAACGAACGGTGAAGCGGATCGACGACGGTAACCGGCTCTGCAATGATGTGATGAACTGCGTCCAGGAGCGTGCCAAAATCGAAAAAGCCTACGCACAGCAGCTGACCGAGTGGTCCAAGAGATGGAGGCAGCTGGTGGAAAAGG GGCCCCAGTACGGCACAGTGGAGCGAGCTTGGGTGGCAGTGATGACGGAGGCAGAAAAGGTGAGCGAGCTTCATCAGGACGTGAGGAACAACCTGGTCAACGAGGACTTTGAAAAGGTGAAGAACTGGCAGAAGGACTCGTACCACAAGCAGATGATGGGAGGATTCAAAGAGGCCAAAGAGGCAGAAGAGGGCTTTAAGAAAGCTCAGAAACCCTGGGCCAAGAAGCTGAAAGAG CTCGAAGCTGCCAAGAAGTCGTACTTCATGGCCTGCAAAGAGGAGAAGCTGGCGGTCATGAGGGAGGAAAACAATAAAGGAGATGCCTCTGTGGCAGCTGACCAGCAGAAGAAACTTCACGAGAAAGTGGAGAAGTCCAGGCAGGAGTCACAGAAG GCAAAGGAGAAGTACGAGAAGGCCCTGGATGAGCTGAGTAAGTGCACCCCTCAGTACAAGGAAAGCATGGAGCAGGTGTTCGACACGTGCCAGCAGTTTGAAGAGAGGAGGCTGAGCTTCCTCAGGGAGGTGCTCTTGGATGTCAAACGTCACCTCAACCTCACAGAGAATCACAG TTATGCCACGGTATACGAAGATCTTGAACGCACCATCACACTAATCAGCCCGCAAGAGGATCTGAagtggttcaacagcgcccatGGCCCCGACATGCACATGAACTGGCCGCAGTTTGAG GAGTACAACCCAGACCTTACTCACCATATCtccaagaaagaaaagaagaaaggaagtgaTGGAGTCACGTTGACTCATGTCTCAACAACAGACCACGTTCCGGCCGGAGACACGGGGAG TGTGAGCAGCTACGAGAAGAACCAGGGCTTCACGGCTTCCACAGAGTGGTCGGATGAGGACCAGATGGCCCCGAACTCAGGCAACGACACCAACGGAGGGTCCAACCCCTTCGAGGAAGAAGTGAACAAAGGAGTGAGAGTCCGAGCGTTGTATGACTACGACGGTCAAGAGCAGGACGAGCTCACTTTCAGAGCAG GCGACGAGCTGACGAAGCTGGAGGACGAGGACGAACAGGGCTGGTGTAAAGGTCGCCTCGACAACGGCCAGCTGGGTCTTTACCCGGCCAATTACGTGGAGCTGATCTAA